From Neisseria cinerea:
GTTGCCGTACCTTTTTCGGGAATGGAGGCAAATTTGGTTTCTTGTCCGAGACTTTGGAAACCGCGTAAAACTTCCGTACTTTTATTACGCGGGTCGACGTATGAGGCGAAAGTCTGGTAAGTCCAGCCTGCGGCTGCTGGGTTGTGGATAATGATTTTCGTACCGTCTTCAAATGCAAGGACATACGCACCGTCAAACTCGGGCATCATCAAACCATCTTTTGGTTTGATATAGGTAATGGTGTCGATGACAGACTGTACATGTTGTTCAAGCCCTTTGCGGATGACGGTATATTCCTGGATTTCTTTTGCTACTGCTGAAATGTTGTGATTTCCGTTAAAATACGCCTTCTTTTCCGATTCGAAACATTGCCATGCGTCTTACCCACATCAAACTCTCCGGCTTCAAATCTTTTACCGATCCGACCACGATTCATGTTCCGGGGCAGCTTGTTGCGGTTATCGGGCCGAACGGCTGCGGCAAGTCGAATGTGATTGACGCGGTGCGTTGGGTGTTGGGCGAGGCTTCGGCGAAGCAGCTTCGCGGCGAGAGTATGCAGGACGTGATTTTTAACGGTGCGGCGACGCGCCGTCCTGCGCCGAGGGCTTCGGTGGAGCTGGTGTTTGACAACAGCGACCACAGTTTGCAAGGCGCGTGGGGGCAGTATGCCGAGGTGAGCATCAAGCGGCAGCTGACGCGTCAGGGCGAATCGACTTATTTCATCAACAATCAGACCGTGCGCCGCCGCGACATTACCGATTTGTTCTTGGGTACGGGCGTGGGCGCGCGCGGTTATGCCGTCATCGAGCAGGGGATGATTTCGCGCATCATCGAAGCGCGGCCGGAGGAGTTGCGCGCCTATATCGAGGAGGCGGCGGGAGTGTCCAAATATAAGGAACGCCGCAAGGAGACGGAAGGTCGTCTGAAAGACACGCGCGAGCATTTGCAGCGTTTGGGCGATTTGCAGAACGAATTGGCGCGTCAGGTGGAAAAGCTGGAGAAACAAGCGGAAACCGCCGAACGCTACAAATCCCTGACCGCGCAGCTGAACCAGCAACAGGATTTGCTCGATTACGCCCAATGGCAGCAATCGCTTGCCGCCGCCGACAAGGCGACCGCGCAGCATCAGTCTTTGCAGGCGCAGCAGGACGAAACCGCCGTGCAGGTTCAGGCGTTAAACGACGAAGTACACGCCTTGCAGACCGCCGAGCAGTCGCAACAGCAGGCAGTACACGAACTGAGCAACAAACGCGGCGTGTTGCGCGAGCAGATTGCCCGTTTGGAAGAACAAATCCGCCATCAGCAAAACCTGCACCAACGCATCGAACGCGACAAACAGGCGGCGCAGGCGCAGATGCAGCGCATCCATCAGGAGCAGCAGCAAATCCGCGCGCAGCTTGAAGAAAACGAGTTGCAGACTGAAGAAAAGCAAACCGAGTTGGCGGAATGGGCGATGCAGGTTGCCGAACACGAAGAGCGTCTGCCCGAATTGGAAGAAGCCCAAGCCACGCTTAACGCCGCCTTCCAAACCCAGCAGGACGAGGCAAACCGCATCCGCCGCGAACTGGCGTTGAAGCAGCAGCAGCTTGCTCATGCCGAACAAACGATTGCCAAGTATGAAGAGCGTAAAGGCCGTTTGAAGCAGGAAAACCAAGCCCTGAACCTGCCCGACGAAGCCGAAACCGCTGCCGCGCAGGAAGCCGCCGCCTTGTTGCAAAGCCAGCAAGAGCATTACGAAGAACAAATCATTGCCGCCGAAGAAGCCTTACACGCCGCCCGCGAAGCGTTTCAGACGGCCTCAAACCGCTTCCAAGGTCTGAAGCAGCAACACATCACCTTGCAGGCGCAGCAGCAGGCGTTGTCGCAAATCCTGTCGCAACAGCAGGAAGCCGCCGACTTCTGGCAGGCAACCGACCACGCCGCCGCGCCGCAACTGTGGCAACACATCACCGCGCCCGCCGAGTGGCAGCACGCCCTGTCCGTCATCCTTGCCGAACGCCTGCACGCCCGCGCCGTGCCGCACGGCTTCGTGCCGCCCGCGCCGTTGCCGCAGGGGCAGGCGGCATGGCTTTCAGACGACCTCTCCGGCGGCATCAAAAAATCCCTGCCCGTACAGGCATTGCTGAACCAAATCCAAGCGCAGCCGCCGTTTCAGACGGCATTGCACCACTGGCTCGACGGCGTATTGTGCGCGCCCGATTTGAGCTACGCCCTCGCGCATCAAAGCGATTTGGGCGCACACCAAATCTGGCTCACACCCGAAGGCCATCAGGTCGATAAAGTCAGCGTTCTGCTCTATGCCAAGCCCGCGCAGGAAAGCTTGATTGCCCAAAAAGCGCGCCTCGACGGCATCGCTTCCGAACTGGAAAAACTCGCCCCCGAACTCTCTGCCGCCGAAGCCACGTTTAAACAGGCGGAGGCTGCCGTGCGCTCGTCCGAAGTGCAACATAAAAACCTGATGCAGCAGCAACAGCAGCACACGCGCCAATACAGCCAAGCGCAGCAACGCGCTGCCGAACTTCTGGCGCGCACCAACCAAGGGCAAATCCGCCGCGAACACATCGAGCGCGAACTGGCGCAGTTGGCGGAAGAACAGACCGTGTTGCAACACACGTCCGACGGGCTTTCAGACGACATCGCCACTTTGCAGGAAGCCGCCGCCGAACTCGAACACCAGCAGCAAACCACCGCGCACAGCCGCCAAGAGCAGCAAGGCCGTCTGAAACAGGCGCAGCTTGCCCTGTTGGAAGCCAACCGCCAATACGGGCTGGCCGAAGTCGCCGTCCACAAACTCAACCAGCAAAAACAAAACTACCAGCAGCAAATCGCCCGACTTGAACAGCAAACCCTCGACTGGCAGGAACGCCAGCAAGAGCTTGCCCTCGCCTATGAAACCGAGTTCCAAAACGATGAGCAGCACATCAAGCTTGAAGAATTAAGCGAAGCCGTACACACGCTGGACGAAGAATACATCGCCGTACAGGAAAAACTCGCGCAGATTCAGGAGCAGGGCAGGGAGCAATACGCTAAAGTGCAAGCCCTGCAAACCAAGCTGCCGCAGCTTCAGGCCGCGACCCAAACCGCCCTGTTGCAACAGCAGGAAGCCCTGATTAACGCCAAACGCTACCATCAAAATCTGACCGAACACGCCGTCGATTTGGACGCGCTCGAAGCGTTGGCGAAAGAATCGCCGAAAGTATTGAACAACAGCATCGGCAGCCTCACCCAGCAAATCGAAGCCCTTGGCGCCGTCAACCTCGCCGCCCTGCAAGAACTTGAAGAAGCGCGCGAACGCGACGGCTACTACCGCAGCCAAAGCGAAGACGTGCAGGCAGCCATTACCCTTTTGGAAGAGGCCATCGCCCAAATCGACGACAAAACCAAAGCGCGTTTCAAAGAAACCTTCGACGCCGTCAACGGCAAAGTCCAAACCTTCTTCCCGACCCTGTTCGGCGGCGGCGAAGCCACCCTCAAAATGATAGGCGACGACCTCCTGACCGCCGGCGTGTCCATCATGGCGCGACCGCCCGGCAAGAAAAACAGCACCATCCATCTCCTCTCCGGCGGCGAAAAAGCCCTCACCGCCATGAGCCTCGTGTTCGCCCTGTTCAGCCTCAACCCCGCCCCCTTCTGCCTTCTGGACGAAGTCGACGCCCCGCTGGACGACGCCAACACCTCGCGTTTCTGCAACCTGGTCAAAGAAATGTCGGCGCAAACCCAGTTTCTCTACATCTCCCACAACCGCCTGACCATGGAAATGGCAGAGCAGCTCGTCGGCGTAACCATGCAGGAAAAAGGCGTATCGCGCGTCGTTGCCGTGGACATCAAACAGGCGTTGGAAATGGCGGAATCCGTCTAAACGGGTTGCAGAACGGTTGAATCTTGCCGTTCTTCTTAATGACGTGTTGCGATACGGGTTTTCAGACGGCATTTCAAACAGAACGGATTAAAATCAAATCCAAATCCATAAAAAATGCCGTCTGAACAGCGTTCAGACGGCATTTCGATGTGTATCGCCACGTCAAATCAGTGGTGATGGCCGCAGCCGCATTCTTTTTTCATATCGATTACCATACGGCCGGTAATTTTACCTTCGCGCATTTCTTGGAAGATGGCAGGCGCTTCATCCAAAGCACGCAACTTGACTTTAGGCACAACCAAGCCTTCTGCGCCGAATTGGAATGCTTCTTCTAAATCTTTGCGGGTACCGACCAAAGAGCCGACCACTTCGATGCCGTCCAAGACCAGACGAGGAATGGACAGGTCCATAGATTCGGGCGGCAGGCCAATGGCGACGACGCGACCGCCTGCGCGGACGCAGTCCACAGCGGAGTTGAATGCGGCGGCGGATACGGCGGTAACAATGGCTACGTGTGCACCGCCGGTTTTTTCCTGAATCACTTTGGCGGCATCTTCTTTGGCAGCGTTGATGACTAAATCTGCGCCGCTTTCTTTGGCAAAAGCCAGTTTTTCATCGTTGATGTCGATGGCGACGACGTGTGCGCCAAATACTTTTTTCGCGTATTGAACCGCCAAGTTGCCCAAACCGCCTGCGCCGTAAATCGCAATCCATTGGCCCGGACGAACGCCGGAAACTTTAATGGCTTTATAAGTGGTTACACCGGCACAAGTAATGCTCGAAGCTTGCGCAGGATCCAAGCCTTCTGGGACTTTGACCGCGTAATCAGCACTCACGATACAGTGGGTCGCCATGCCGCCGTCGGCAGTATAGCCAGCGTTCAATACAGAGCGGCACAAGGTTTCGCGGCCGGTATTGCAGTATTCGCAAGAACCGCAGCTTTGGAACAGCCATGCAATGCTGACACGGTCGCCAACTTTCAGATTTTTCACACCGTCGGCAACCTCTTTAACCAAACCGATACCTTCGTGTCCCAACACGCGACCAGGTTTGTCGCCGTAATCGCCTGCCGCAACGTGCAAGTCGGTGTGGCACACGCCGCAATACTCGACTTCCACCAATGCCTCGCCGTATTCCAGAGGACGCAGTTCGCGTTCAACAACTTCTACATCACCTGCTACATCTTTATTTACTACCACAGCATGCATTTTCATGATTGCGCTCCTTAGTTACGGTAAAAAAACCTGTAAACGGAATGTTGTCCGATATAAGGATAAGCATACGCTTCCGCATCTTGCGAGTCAAATGGTATGTTGTTGAAAAATATGGATTATATGTTATATTATAACAACTGGGGAGATACGGCATCGTGGCGGTTGTCGGATGCGGGGGCGGCAGGTTTCAAGTTTGAAAAACCGGATGGGGCAAACCCGTAAAAATGCCGTCTGAAACAGTGTCCGAACGGCATTTTTACGGGTTTCGGGTTTCGGCGGAGGGTCAGTCAAAGCCGGGGCAGGATTGATTTGTACCGGAAGCGGCAATGATACCGCCGTCGTTGAGCGTAACGACGCAGGTCTCCCCGTTGTTGGCTGTATTGGGGTTTGCCTTAAGGGTGAAGTGGTCGGAGTTGACTTCGCTTAAAGTAATATCGAAGTATGTGTTTTGTTCCAATTTTGTTTGGTCGTAGTTTTTAAACGTCCCTTTTTGGCGGTAGAAACGTTCCATGGTCTGCGCGTTGTGCAGCAGGGTCGTCCTGACTTCCGTCAGTCGGACGCGCCGGACGTAGTATTGATAGGAGGGATAGGCAATGAGTGTGAGGATGCTGAGGATGACGATGACAATCATCAGTTCGGCCAACGTGAAGCCTTTTTGAACGGTTCTCATGGCAAATGGTTTCCATCGGGTTGTTTGTCGGTGGCATTATACCGCTGTAAGGGAGATGGCGGTATATGTAAACAGATTGAAATTTTCTGGAAAATTATTTGCATAAATCATTAAAAACAAACATTTATTTATATTTTTGGCACTTTGCTCACTGGGCGCGCCGGGGGGCTTGCGGTAGAATCCGTATCCGGTTTATAAAATTGCAGTACACAGAGAATTGAAAATATGGCAAAGATGATGAAATGGGCGGCGCTTGCTGCGGTTGCTGCGGCAGTTTGGGGCGGATGGTCTTATCTGAAGCCCGAACCGCAGGTTTCTTATATTACGGAAACGGTCAGGCGCGGAGACATCGGGCAGACGGTCTCGGCAACGGGTGAGATTTCGCCGTCGAATCTGGTATCGGTCGGTGCCCAGGCATCGGGGCAGATTAAGAAGCTTTATGTCAAACTCGGGCAGCATGTCCGAAAAGGCGATTTGATTGCGGTAATCAATTCGACCTCGCAGACCAATACGCTCAATATGGAAAAATCCAAATTGGAAACGTATCAGGCAAAGCTGGTGTCGGCACAGATTGCATTGGGCAGCGCGGAGAAGAAATATAAGCGTCAGGCGGCGTTGTGGAAAGATGATGCGACCTCTAAGGAAGATTTGGAAAGTGCACAAGATGCGCTGGCCGCTGCAAGGGCCAATGCCGCCGAGCTGAAGGCTTTAATCAGGCAGACCAAAATTTCTATCAATACTGCCGAATCGGAATTGGGTTACACGCGCATTACTGCAACGATGGACGGCACGGTGGTGGCGATTCCCGTGGAAGAGGGACAGACTGTGAACGCGGTGCAGTCTACACCGACGATTGTCCAGCTGGCCAATTTGGATATGATGTTGAACAAAATGCAGATTGCCGAGGGTGATATTACCAAGGTAAAGGCTGGTCAGGATATTACGTTTACGATTTTATCGGAGCCGGATACGCCGATTAAGGCGAAGCTCGACAGTGTCGATCCGGGACTGACCGCCATGTCGTTGGGCGGCTACAACAGCAGTACGGATACGACTTCCAGCGCAGTCTATTATTATGCCCGCGCGCTTGTGCCGAATCCGGACGGCAAGCTTGCTATCGGTATGACGACTCAGAATACGGTTGAAATCAACCGAGTGGCAAATGTGCTGATCATCCCGTCGCTGACAGTCAAAAAACGTGGCGACAAGGCGTTCGTACGCGTGTTGGGTGCGGACGGCAAAGCAGTGGAGCGAGAAATCCGGACCGGTATGAAAGACAATATGAATACCGAAGTAAAAAGCGGTTTGAAAGAGGGGGACAAAGTGGTTATCTCCGAAATGACGGCAGCCGAGCAGCAGGAAAGCAGCGAGCGTGCCATGCAGGGCCCTCCACGCTGACAGGCAGATATGCCGTCTGAAAACAGGCAGGCCGTTTCAGACGGCATTTATCATACTGATTTACGGAATATTATGAGTTTGATCGAATGTAGAAACATCAACCGCTATTTCGGCAGCGGCGAGAACCGCGTTCATGTCTTGAAAGACATTAACCTGTCGATAGAGAAAGGTGATTTTGTTGCCATTATTG
This genomic window contains:
- a CDS encoding transferrin-binding protein-like solute binding protein, whose product is MMPEFDGAYVLAFEDGTKIIIHNPAAAGWTYQTFASYVDPRNKSTEVLRGFQSLGQETKFASIPEKGTATWKDSNLFLGKVTSADGKMSGNLSGKFFGPNTKEIGGTYGLKNTDGSVHFLGGYGAKRK
- the smc gene encoding chromosome segregation protein SMC, with the translated sequence MRLTHIKLSGFKSFTDPTTIHVPGQLVAVIGPNGCGKSNVIDAVRWVLGEASAKQLRGESMQDVIFNGAATRRPAPRASVELVFDNSDHSLQGAWGQYAEVSIKRQLTRQGESTYFINNQTVRRRDITDLFLGTGVGARGYAVIEQGMISRIIEARPEELRAYIEEAAGVSKYKERRKETEGRLKDTREHLQRLGDLQNELARQVEKLEKQAETAERYKSLTAQLNQQQDLLDYAQWQQSLAAADKATAQHQSLQAQQDETAVQVQALNDEVHALQTAEQSQQQAVHELSNKRGVLREQIARLEEQIRHQQNLHQRIERDKQAAQAQMQRIHQEQQQIRAQLEENELQTEEKQTELAEWAMQVAEHEERLPELEEAQATLNAAFQTQQDEANRIRRELALKQQQLAHAEQTIAKYEERKGRLKQENQALNLPDEAETAAAQEAAALLQSQQEHYEEQIIAAEEALHAAREAFQTASNRFQGLKQQHITLQAQQQALSQILSQQQEAADFWQATDHAAAPQLWQHITAPAEWQHALSVILAERLHARAVPHGFVPPAPLPQGQAAWLSDDLSGGIKKSLPVQALLNQIQAQPPFQTALHHWLDGVLCAPDLSYALAHQSDLGAHQIWLTPEGHQVDKVSVLLYAKPAQESLIAQKARLDGIASELEKLAPELSAAEATFKQAEAAVRSSEVQHKNLMQQQQQHTRQYSQAQQRAAELLARTNQGQIRREHIERELAQLAEEQTVLQHTSDGLSDDIATLQEAAAELEHQQQTTAHSRQEQQGRLKQAQLALLEANRQYGLAEVAVHKLNQQKQNYQQQIARLEQQTLDWQERQQELALAYETEFQNDEQHIKLEELSEAVHTLDEEYIAVQEKLAQIQEQGREQYAKVQALQTKLPQLQAATQTALLQQQEALINAKRYHQNLTEHAVDLDALEALAKESPKVLNNSIGSLTQQIEALGAVNLAALQELEEARERDGYYRSQSEDVQAAITLLEEAIAQIDDKTKARFKETFDAVNGKVQTFFPTLFGGGEATLKMIGDDLLTAGVSIMARPPGKKNSTIHLLSGGEKALTAMSLVFALFSLNPAPFCLLDEVDAPLDDANTSRFCNLVKEMSAQTQFLYISHNRLTMEMAEQLVGVTMQEKGVSRVVAVDIKQALEMAESV
- the adhP gene encoding alcohol dehydrogenase AdhP, with the protein product MKMHAVVVNKDVAGDVEVVERELRPLEYGEALVEVEYCGVCHTDLHVAAGDYGDKPGRVLGHEGIGLVKEVADGVKNLKVGDRVSIAWLFQSCGSCEYCNTGRETLCRSVLNAGYTADGGMATHCIVSADYAVKVPEGLDPAQASSITCAGVTTYKAIKVSGVRPGQWIAIYGAGGLGNLAVQYAKKVFGAHVVAIDINDEKLAFAKESGADLVINAAKEDAAKVIQEKTGGAHVAIVTAVSAAAFNSAVDCVRAGGRVVAIGLPPESMDLSIPRLVLDGIEVVGSLVGTRKDLEEAFQFGAEGLVVPKVKLRALDEAPAIFQEMREGKITGRMVIDMKKECGCGHHH
- a CDS encoding type IV pilin protein; protein product: MRTVQKGFTLAELMIVIVILSILTLIAYPSYQYYVRRVRLTEVRTTLLHNAQTMERFYRQKGTFKNYDQTKLEQNTYFDITLSEVNSDHFTLKANPNTANNGETCVVTLNDGGIIAASGTNQSCPGFD
- a CDS encoding MacA family efflux pump subunit; its protein translation is MAKMMKWAALAAVAAAVWGGWSYLKPEPQVSYITETVRRGDIGQTVSATGEISPSNLVSVGAQASGQIKKLYVKLGQHVRKGDLIAVINSTSQTNTLNMEKSKLETYQAKLVSAQIALGSAEKKYKRQAALWKDDATSKEDLESAQDALAAARANAAELKALIRQTKISINTAESELGYTRITATMDGTVVAIPVEEGQTVNAVQSTPTIVQLANLDMMLNKMQIAEGDITKVKAGQDITFTILSEPDTPIKAKLDSVDPGLTAMSLGGYNSSTDTTSSAVYYYARALVPNPDGKLAIGMTTQNTVEINRVANVLIIPSLTVKKRGDKAFVRVLGADGKAVEREIRTGMKDNMNTEVKSGLKEGDKVVISEMTAAEQQESSERAMQGPPR